In the Natrinema sp. CBA1119 genome, GTCGCGATGACACGATGCAGACGAGGACGGCACGCAGGGTGTACACATAATGTTCGAAGCAATAACAGACTACGATAACGACGACCGCGGTCAGGTCGGGATCGGGACGCTCATCGTGTTTATCGCGATGGTCCTGGTCGCGGCGATTGCAGCAGGCGTACTGATTAATACGGCCGGTGTTTTGCAGAGCCAAGCATCCGATACTGGCTCCGAAACTCAGCAAGAGGTCGCGAATCAGATCGATGTGGTTCACGCAGTCGGTAACGTTTCTAGCGCCGATGTTGTCGACCACTTGAATTTGACTATCAAGAAATCAGCAGGATCTGATGCGATCGACATCACGTCGATGACGGTCCAATACACAAGTGATGACAACGATGTCGCACTTACGTATAACGCCACGGATGCGGGCGAGACAGCATTGGTTTCAGCGGACAGTGGGAATTTCACCACGTCACAAATTAATGGATATGACGACGAGTCGCTGACCAATACTGAACACCGTATCAGGCTCACTATCGATACCGATGATATCGAAGGTGGACTTGACGGTGGAGACAGCGCAACGCTCAAACTTATTGACCAATCCGGTGCTCAGTACACCTACGGTGTGAGCGTTCCGAACACGTTCGGTGACAAAGAAGTGGTGGAGGTCTAACTGATGTTCGAACGACTTCAGATCGACGATGACACTCGTGGTCAGGTTGGTATCGGGACACTAATCGTCTTCATTGCGATGGTTCTCGTCGCAGCGATCGCGGCAGGCGTGCTGATTAACACGGCTGGCGTCCTGCAGAGCCAGGCATCCGACACCGGTTCCGAGACTCAGCAGGAGGTCGCGAACCAGATCGATGTCATTCACGCTGTTGGTTCCGTATATGAAGCTTCTTCCTCAAGTGAGGATGCTCTTAACAATTCCTACGTCGATACACTTAACATGACGATTAAGAAATCGGCTGGGTCTGAGGCAATTGACCTCACATCGATGACCGTCCAGTATACGAGTAATAAAGAGGATGTCTCGCTCACGTACGATGACAGTGGCGCTAACGCTGAAAACTTCACCACACATTCTATTACTGACAGCTCTAATGAGTCACTTACGAACACCGAAGAGCGAGTCAAGTTAGAAATTGATACTGCATTGATTGAAGATGAAGTTAATGAGACTGGCACCTCTACCCCTGTTGGACTTCCAGCCGGTGAGAGTGCAACGATCAAACTCATCGACCAATCCGGTGCGCAGTACACCTACGGTGTGAGTCTTCCGAACACCTTCGGTGATAAGAGCATCGTCGAGGTCTAACCACCTCACCGACGACTGAGACACAATGACCCCCGATCCACCCGAAGACGACGGCGTTCTCGCCCCCGACGAGCTGCAGTTAGACGACGACCACGTCGACGAGTTGGGCGAGAACCGCTATCTCGTTCGATCGGAGGGATCCGGTTCGGAGCGCGCGGCGATGTCGGCGGCCAGCGAGGTCGCGGACGCACTCCCAGCGGGCGACGGGCCCGCCGGGGACGCTCGCAGCGAGCGCGACGATCACGATCGCACACACGCACATGATCACGCACTCGCCGACGCGCCAGAACCGCACGGGGTCGACATCACGCTGAAGACCGACGGAGAGGTCGCACACCACAGCGCGGCGTCACACGATGTCCGCGAGGTGTTCGTGGACCTGCTGACGTGGTATGCCGGCCAGCTCGACGACGACATGTCGCCCAGCGAGGCGCTGCAGGTCATGCTGGCCGCGTCGGATCTCGAGGTCTCATAGGGTCGATTGTACCGGTTTTCTGGAATGACCGCACGGACGGTCGCGGTCATCCCGGAAATAACGTACAATCGACCCTATGACCCGTCGAATCGTTCGCAAACCACAGGGAGTACCGCGGCGGTACATTTTTTATGCGGATCGACGCACACCAGTGACGAGTGAAACCCAAGCCGACGCCCTCGAGCCCGGCCGAAAATCCGAATACCGCCCTTTTTCCACCTCGAGCGCGAATCCGACGCCATGAGTGACCAACGCGAGGCGTTTCTGGCGGGCGAGCGACTCGAGGACGTGGCGCTGTTCCTGGCGGATTCCTACGTGTCGGACGAGCGCCTCGAGGAGTTCGGCGAGCGCGTCGACGACGGTATCCTGATCGTGATCGACGGCGAGCGCGGGCGGAACGCTTTCCAGGCGGCGACCGGCACGGGTGCGATGGAGTTCGCCAAGTCCGCGATGAGCAACGAGGGGGAGATCGACGACGAGCTGACGGGCGGGCACTGCCCCGACGCAGCGGCCGACGAGGAACACGAGATCAAGTTCGTCTTCGCGTTCGCCGAGGCGCAAAACGAGGAGGTCGGCGGCATCTACGCCGAGGGGGACGTCGTCCACGCCTACGCCCAGTGTACGTGCGGAACGGCGTTCTCGGATCGATGGAATGTGGGCGAGACGGACGGATAGCGACTTCGGAGAGCGGACTGCGGACGTGGCAGACGTGGATAGTCAGTAGTAGGCCGCAGTCTTTTGCGGCTCAGCGGCGTAATGGGACGTAATGAGTTCGACCGAAACCCCGTACGAGACCGGCCGCGGGTTCGGTCTCTCGAGTCGCGAAGCCCGTGTAATCGGCGGTGCGAGTGCTCTGATGGCGATCAACGTGGCGTTGATGTACGTCCTCGTGGTGACGCCGCTCGCGAGTGTCAACGAGTACCTGTTCTCGTTCCCGATCATCGGTGCGCTCGCTTACGGCGCAGCCATCATGGCCGGACAGGTAGTCGCCGAGCGTGGCGTCACGGGCGGGGACATGGGAATCGCGTTCGTCGGGATGGTCATTCTGCAATTGGCCTTCGGGGTCTTCGGAGCCGGCGTGCTTCGCTTCGCGCCTCGAGAGAGCCAACTCACGATCCTCGTCGTGACGGCGGTCGTGGTGGCCCTGTTGACGGCCGTCATCTCTGCCTACGTCTACGCGCGGTCGAAGACGTTCGAGCACTGGGGATCCTACGCCAACTACGCGTTCATCGGCGGCATCGTCGCGATTCTGATCGGGACCTTCGTCGCGCCGGTGTTGCTCGTGGGTTTCGTCCTCATCTTCCTCGGGTTCCTGCTTCGGCTGGGCTGGGAGATCTGGAAGGTGCGCGACCAGCGCAGCGCGTCGGTCGCGCTCCAGACGATCGGCGTCTACATCGCCGTCGCCGGCGTCTTCGTTCACGTGTTGCAGCTCGTGATGCGGTACTTCGCATCGCGAGGGTGATTTTAATTGGTTTGCTCGAGTGTTCCCCACGGTTAGCTCGACCGTGATCGGTTTCAGAAGAAGGATTCCGAGGAACACAGAGTGAATGCTGCTCACTCTTCTGTGAATGGAACAGTGGTTCTGAGAGGACTGAGTGAGACGAAGTGTCCTGCTAGCGTGGCAACAGGGAATCGCCACGTCCTCCCCAGCCGATTCGTTCGCTCGCAGGCTCGCTCACTCATCCCTCGCGCAGCGTCGGGTCGCGGCTCACCAATGGGTTCGCGGTTCCCTGCGGTCACCGCTCACAATATCGAGGCCTTCACTTCGTTCAGGCCTCGCAGTTCGCCGCGACACAGCGCGCGCCACCGCATGCCGGGTGGCCAGTCTGGAGTGAGACGCGGTTTCCCTCTACTGACCGTTCACTGACGGTCGTGAATTCAGTGATAGGGACAAAAACGAGTCGGGCGGATCCTCGAGCCGATCAGTCCTCGCTCGCGTCCGTGTCGCCGTCGGCCGCCTCGTCCGCTTCCGCGACGACGTCTCGGAACGCGTCGAGGATGACGCGTTTCGTCACGGCACCGCGGGTCGTCCAGTGGTTCGCGTAGTCCAGCATATCGTCGTAGATGTCGGGCTTGCAGCCCGCGGCCTTCGGATGGCCGCCGCCGTTGACCTTCCCCGCGACCTCGTGGCACAGTTCGAACTCGTCGGTGCCCCGAATGGAGGCTGAGCCGGCGGGTTTGACGATCACCGAGGCGTCGGCTCCCTGCTCGCGCATCGCCTCGGCGACCTCGTTTTGCGAACAGCGGCCGTAGGTGATACCGACCGTGTAGCCGCCGATTTCTCGCAGTTCGGCTCGACCGACCGCCTGATCGATGAGCGCCTCCTTCTCGACGCGGCGCTCGGCGATGTAGTCCGTGACCCACTCGGGCAGGTCGACGCCGTACTCGCGGACGACCTCGACGTACTCCGCGGGATCAGTCCAGTAGGCGTAATCCGCGAGGTCGTCGCTGCGCGGGTCTTCGCGCAGCCAGAGGTCGTGATCTCGAGTGACGGCCGCCAGTTCCTCGTACATCGCATCGAACTCGTACTCGAGCGAGCGGTAGACCACGTCGGCGCTGCACTCCTCGTCGGAGTCGCCGACCACGAGGTCGACGCCGGCATCGCGGACCGCTTGCGCCACGTCGTCGCCCCACTGGTGGTGGTCGTACCACGAGACGCCGTCGGCGGTCTCGAGTGCCGCGGCGAGTTCCTCCTCGACGTACTCGTAGCGATCCGGCGCGAGGTCGCAGACGGAGATATCGATCCCCTCGTCGCCGAACTCGGCGACGCGAGCCAGCGCGTCCTCAACGTTGTGGGGGCTCGCTGGGATGAGCGCGACTTCGTGGGGCGTCGGTTCGGGCTCCTCGAGCGGCTCCTCGGCGTCGGCCGCCTCGATGGCGACATTCTGTTCGTCGGCGTCGTCGGTCGCGTCGGCGACCGGTTCCGGCTGGTCCCCGTCGTCATCATCTTCGGCCGCATCCCCGTCGGGTTCCGGCACGTTCTGCACGTCGCCGTAGGCCTCCCGGATGAGCGCGACGCAGGCCAGCCCGTCGGCGTCCGGGTCCGCGATGACCGCGACCTCGGCGCCCTCGAGTGCGGCTGCGGTCTGCTGGTCCTCGAGGTCCTCCTCGAGCGTATCGGGCAGGAAGAAGCCGGTTCCCGGCAGCACGGATTTCCGGGCGAGCGACAGATCGCCGCTCTGAATGAGTTCGTCGTACATGGTACGTGGTGCGTGACCGGCGGGGAAGTAACCGCCGATATCGCGAGTGGGCGGGCCAGCGACTGCCGTCGATCGGATCAGGCGTCTGCGGATACCTCCTCGCTTGCGGCATCGTCATCTTCATCGTCGCCCGTCGGCTCGAGTTGGCGCACCGTCAGTACGGGGACGGGCGAGGTCCGGACGATCCGCTCGGCGACGCTGCCGAGCAGGAGGCGGTTCTCGCCGTGGCGACCGCGGGTCCCGGTCGCGACCACGTCAGCGTCGACCTCGCGGGCGTACTCGCAGATCTCGATGGCGGGACGCCCCTCGCGGATCTCGGTCGTCACTGCTCCCTCGGCTCGCTCCTCGACCGTGGCGATCGCGGCGTCGGCGGTCGTCTCGAGGGCGGTTCGGAGCTCGTCCCGGAGCTGCTGGGGCGAGGCGTCGACCTCGCTGGCGTCGACCACCGAGAGGGCGTGGACGTCGGCCCCGAAGCGGTCCGCGAGATCGAGCGCGATGTCGACGGCCCGTTTCACGCTCTCGGAGCCGTCGGTGGCGACCACGACCGTGTCGAACATGTCGATGGATTGCGCTCGCGGTCGCTTAAACGTCCCTGTTCGGGCAGCGAGTTCGTCCGAGCGAGGTGAGCCGTCCCGTTTGCCTGCGTCGCAAACGCGATCGATCGAGGTAGCTTCGGGGAATCGGGGGACAGTCGGTGGGATCCGGGTCTCTCGTGGGAGGATCGAGGCGGCAGTCGGTGGGGTGGCTTTTTTGTGACGGAACACCCACTGCCGCGTATGGACGCCAGCGAGCCGTTTACCGTCGACACCGTTCTCGCGCCGGTCGACGGCAGCGACGAGTCTGCCACCGCCGTCGAGTACGCCATCGCCGTCGCCGACCGCTACGACGCAGCCGTGCACGCGCTGTTCGTTCTCGGACGGGGCGTCGTTCGGGGATTAGATGTCGGAACGGTCGACGAAACCGATGTCGCAGAGAATACGCAGGGGTTCTTCGATGACATCGAGGACATCGCCGAGGACGCCGGTGTTCCGATCACCACGTCCGTCGACGACGGCTTCTCGCAGACGCGGAAGACGCTCCATCCCGGCAACGTCGTCCTCGACACCGCCGACGACATCGACGCCGACTTCATCGTGCTCCCACGCGAACCGGTGACCAGAGCCGAGGCGGAAGTCCTCGAGAAGGCGGCCGAATACGTCCTCTCCTACGCGAGCCAGCCGGTCCTCTCGGTGTAGCCGGACGGCTCGGCGATCGAGCGGTCCGCAGACGGACTGCTGTACCGGGTTCCCGCCGCGACTGCGACCGTCTTGCGAGCGCGCCGAAACCGACTGGCGGCAGTCCGTCTCAGTCCGACAGCGATTCGTCTCAGTCCGCTCCCTCGAGCAGGATCGCCATCTCCTGTTCGAAGCTCTCGGTCCCGGTCGCTTCGAAGCCGACCCGTTCGTAGAGGGCGATCGCCGGATTGTTCCATCGTTCGACGGTCAGCCAGACGCGACTGATCCCGATGTCGCTGGCGTGGCCCAGCAGGTTCTCGAGCAAGAGCGTGCCGATGCCGGCCCGCTGGTAGGCCTGCAGGACGAATATCGCCAGCTCCCACTCGATCTCACTTTTCCGCTCGATCGCCGCCGGGTCGTCGGAGTCGGGGACGAGCATCGCGTGGCCGATCGCGTCGCCGTCGTGGCGGGCGACGACGTTGATGCTGTCTTCGCCGATCGTCTCGAGCCAGTTGCGGATGCGATCCTCGCCGGTCGGCGGAATCCCCTGGGCCCGATCGGAGGGATCGAACTCGAGGTACATGTCGACGACGTCGTCGAGCGCCTCGGTCGCGAACTCCTCTGGTGCGCGGACCTCGATCGAGCGACCCTCGCGGTCCTCGACGGTCGTCGGCGGCGAGGGGAACGGACCGGACGGTTCGTCCGGATACTGTCGCGTTCCGACCATGGTTATCGCACCAGCTTGACCGTCGTTGGGGCGTTCAACAGGACGAATTCCGTGATCGGGCCGAGCTGGATCTTCCCCATCGGGCTCAGGGTACCGCCGCCGATGACCAGCTGATCGAACTCGCCTTGTTCGGCGTAGTTGACGAGTGCGCTCCCGGGATCCCCCTCGAGTTTTTCGACTGGAATCTCGTCGAGTCCCACGTCCTCAAGGCGGTCGACGGCCATCTGGTACGTCTCGTCTTGCGAGCGTTTCGACTCGGGCTTGTCGACGATGACGACGGTGAGGTCGTCGCCGACATCCTGGGTTCGTTCGATGGTCTGCCGGAGCGTCTTCACCGACTCGTCGCTGCCGCCGAGACCCAGCAACACGTTCATACGGGTGATTGTGAGCCGATACACGAAAACGGTTGTGCTGATTTCCGGGTTCGAAACGCGGCCGCGGACCGTTTCGGGTGGAACTGTGTCGCATACGTTGCGCGTGACGACGCTGTTAAGAACGTGTAGTGAGTACGTTCACGGAATGAGTGATGCGGCGCTCGATGTCGTGGAGTTTCTGCTCACGACGAGCGTGTATTCGGACGACCGGACGTTAGACGAGAACGATCTCCCGCCGTCGTTTCGCCGCGTCTACTGGACCGGCGGCGTCGACGACGAGAGCGAGAGTGACGACGGGAGCGGTGGGAGCGGTGGAAGCTCCCGGAAACCCGCCGGAATCAGTCGCCCGCTGTCGGTGACGACAAGCACGGCTCGCGAGGCGACCGGCGTCGGCCAGCCGTGGGACGCCGTCGCCGATCTGATGTTCACCGAGCGCGATGAGTTCTCCGGCACGATCACCCTCGCCCAGCGGGACATGGCCGAGGAGTGGTTCGTCGAACGCGTCGATGATGAGCGGCTGCTCGAGAACCCGACGCTGGCGAAACACTTCGCGGAGCACGAGACGTACGATGTCGACGTCACCCACGAGGAAGCTCGCGATCGAAACCGGCCGATTCAGGCCGATCGGGTCTGGATCGACGGGCTCCTCGACGAGTACTTCAACGAGGACGACGACGAGGAGATGCTCGACCTCGTGGAAGTCCGCGCCCCCGAGGAGGTCGAGATCACGCTCGACGACCTCGTCCTCACCCGGGATCAGGAGAACGAACTCGACAAGATCTCGAAGGCGATCGAACACCGAGACTACCTCGCGGATATCGGCCTGCGCGAGATCGGTAAACTGCTGTTCGTCGGCCCGCCGGGGACCGGGAAGACCTCGACGGCGCAGGCGCTGGCCCGGGACATGGATCTCCCCTTCGTCGAGGTCAAGCTCTCGATGATCACCTCGCAGTATCTCGGTGAGACGGCCAAAAACGTCGACAAGACCTTCGAGGTCGCCAAACGGCTCTCGCCGTGTATCCTCTTCATCGACGAGTTCGACTTCGTCGCCAAAACCCGCCGCAGCGACGAACACGCCGCGCTCAAGCGCGCGGTCAACACGCTCCTCAAGAGCATCGATAACATCTCGCTCATCGACGACGACGTCTTGCTCATCGGGGCGACCAATCACCCCGACCAGTTGGATGACGCCGCCTGGCGGCGCTTCGACGAGATCATCAACTTCCCGAAGCCCGACTCCGGCATGCGGGCGGACATCCTCGGTCTCATTACTCGAACGATGGACATCGACGAGTTCGATCCCCACCTCATCGCCGAGGTCACCGAGGGGCTGACCGGGAGCGACCTCCGAATGGTGCTCCGGGAGGCCGTCCTCGAGGCACTGACCGAGGACCGCACGACGCTGACACAGGAGGACCTCCTCGACGCCGTCGAGGAGTTCGAGGAGCGCGACACCCTGAAGAACATGGACATGATGGGCGGCGACCACGACGCGCTCGTTGCCGGCGGGGACCTCGATGCGGCCAGTGACGGCGGTGAGCCGAGCGACCACTCCCACGATCACGACCACGACCACGATCACTGAGGACCGACTCGGACCGGGTCCGGTTCGATGTTCCCTGTTTGTCCGGTAGTTTCGCTATTTTCCGGTTCTAACGAGAATTCCTAGATCGATCGTTCAGTAGCGATGAGCTACGTATCGCAGAGACTGGGCAACCGTCTGCAGTGGCGCGCGCTGGGCCGCGGTGAGTCACTGACGAACCGCGGCGTAAAGCCGTGTGAGGTCTTCGCGAACTCCGTGAGCGAAGGCTCGTCAGAGCCTGCTCTGACGGTGGATGAGCGAACGCTAGTGAGCGAATCGGCTGGGGAGGGTGTGGAGATTCCCTGTTGCCATGATAGAAGGACGCTTCGTCTCCTATAACCCCATCAGAACCCATTGTTCCATTCACTGGGCAAGTGAACGACCCCCACTCTTATCGAACGATCGTCACGGGCACGGGGGCCTGTCGAGCGACCCGTTCCGCGACGCTGCCGAGCAGGACCCTCGAGAAGCCGGTCCGGCCGTGGCTGCCGACGACGATCAGGTCGATCGCGTTCTCCGTCGCGTAGTCGACGATGGCGTCCGCCGGTTGCCCGACGACGACCGCCGTGTCGATCGAACAGCCGTGATCGGCCGCGCGAGCTTCGGCGTCCGCGAGCAGTTCTTCCGCCTCCTCGCGCTGGCGCTCGAGCAGCGCCTCCGGCCCGAGGTGTGCGACCTCACCGTAGCCGCTGTCCGTCGGGTCGACGGCGTGGATGACCGTGATCTCGTCGTCGGCGTGTTCCGTACATGCGAACTCGAGTGCCGCCCACCCCGGCTCCGAGTCCTCGAGGGCGACTAACAGGTGCATACTGCATCGTACGGGGACGACCTACTTGAGTGCCATCATCACTCACACGCTGTGGGAGGCCGTTCGTCGGCTGGTCGCATCGAAAAACGGGTTGGCAACGCGGCTCGTTGCCTCACTCCGAATACCCCTCCTGCAGGAAGGCCCCCTCGGTCTCGTACATCGACACCAGTTCCTCGATGAGTTCCTCGTTCGATTGGCCGTCCTCGCAGTGGTTGTCGAGTCGCTCCTTCAGATCGTCGCTGATCTCGAGTGTCTGTGTCATGGGTAGTAGTGTGGTGGGGTTGTGTCGATCGGAGTATCGACGACCGGCGTCAACTAGTCCCGGGGCGCACGGGCAGCTTTCTCTGGCCGACATACGCAAGTAATATTTTACGCACCCGATCGGGCCGGCAGACGAATCGCTGAACCGGCACGGGACGGCCGTTCACTTACCCGGGTGGTCCTCGTAGCGACGGATATGACAGCACCGCTGACTGAGGATGACGTTGGAAAGACCGTCGTCGACGTCGAAGGCAAGGAACTCGGGATCGTCGCCAAAGTCGACGGGAGCAGGGCCGCCGTCGATCCCAACCCCAGCGTGGCAGAACAGGTATTCGCGTCGGTCGGCTGGGAGGGCGAGGACGACGAGGACTACGTCGTTACCGAGGATATGCTCGAGCGGGTCGACAACGAGGTCGTCCTGCGCGGTGAACTGTAGGTCCTCTCCCTCGAGTGACCGGTCGACCCCGAGCGGCGGGGCCTACTCGGCGGAGCGGTCGTCGAACGACTGTTCGCGCCAGGTCGTCCAGTCGTAGAGCCGCTCGAGTTCGCCGCCCTGCTGGCGGATCGCGACGGCGGTGTTGAAGAGGAAGGCGGCGACCAGCGTCGTTCCAACGATCCACGCGGCGTCGGCGAGCGCGCCGTACCCGTTCAGATAGCTCGTCACGAGGTCGATGAAGACGACCGCGGCGACGCAGACGATCGCCGGCAGTAGGTGTCGGGTCAGCGCGGCGAACGTCGTCCCCTCGTGGACGCTGACAGCGCGAACGCCGTAGAGCACCGCCCACGCGGAGGTGACGATCCAGCCCACGGCGACGACCAGCCGCGTCGAGGATCCCTCGACGAGGAAAGTCCCCCACCAGGCGGCGATGAAGCCGGCGACGACGACGTAGTCCGCCCACGCGGGTAACAGACGGGTACGATCGCCCGCGGCCGGCTGATCGTGATACATGGCGCGGATCGCCAGCGCCAGAAAGAGGATGAAAAAGAGGACTGCGCCGTCGACGAACCGGCGGATCCACGCGGGCTCCAGCAGTATCGAGGCGACGCCAGCGACGGCGTAGACGATCGCCGCCCCGATTCCGATCGTGAGATACCACTGTTCGGCGCGCGCCTCGACCGCGAGGACTTCTCTGACGTAGACGATCGCGTAGTACAGGAGTATCACCGCGGCGATTCCGATCGCGAGATACGCGAACAGTCGGCCGAACGCGACCGTCGTCGCCGGATCGCCGGCATCGAACGTGATCGATGAACGCGAGGTGAGCATGAATGCCTGTACCTGCCCACTGAACCGGCATAAGGATACCCTCGGTTACCGCCGTTCAGGAAGTCACGGGGAGGCTGGTGTGTCGCCTCGAGCCACGGGCTCACGAACGGCTCGTCGTCCTCGATCGATAGATCGTCTTCGAGACGGAACTGGGAACGAAAGAAAAGGGGAACTCGTCAGTGGGACTGCTCTCGATCACGGATCCTCGTCGTAGACGTCGGGGTTCTCCTCGCC is a window encoding:
- a CDS encoding archaellin/type IV pilin N-terminal domain-containing protein — encoded protein: MFEAITDYDNDDRGQVGIGTLIVFIAMVLVAAIAAGVLINTAGVLQSQASDTGSETQQEVANQIDVVHAVGNVSSADVVDHLNLTIKKSAGSDAIDITSMTVQYTSDDNDVALTYNATDAGETALVSADSGNFTTSQINGYDDESLTNTEHRIRLTIDTDDIEGGLDGGDSATLKLIDQSGAQYTYGVSVPNTFGDKEVVEV
- a CDS encoding archaellin/type IV pilin N-terminal domain-containing protein encodes the protein MFERLQIDDDTRGQVGIGTLIVFIAMVLVAAIAAGVLINTAGVLQSQASDTGSETQQEVANQIDVIHAVGSVYEASSSSEDALNNSYVDTLNMTIKKSAGSEAIDLTSMTVQYTSNKEDVSLTYDDSGANAENFTTHSITDSSNESLTNTEERVKLEIDTALIEDEVNETGTSTPVGLPAGESATIKLIDQSGAQYTYGVSLPNTFGDKSIVEV
- a CDS encoding DUF5807 family protein, whose translation is MSDQREAFLAGERLEDVALFLADSYVSDERLEEFGERVDDGILIVIDGERGRNAFQAATGTGAMEFAKSAMSNEGEIDDELTGGHCPDAAADEEHEIKFVFAFAEAQNEEVGGIYAEGDVVHAYAQCTCGTAFSDRWNVGETDG
- a CDS encoding DHH family phosphoesterase: MYDELIQSGDLSLARKSVLPGTGFFLPDTLEEDLEDQQTAAALEGAEVAVIADPDADGLACVALIREAYGDVQNVPEPDGDAAEDDDDGDQPEPVADATDDADEQNVAIEAADAEEPLEEPEPTPHEVALIPASPHNVEDALARVAEFGDEGIDISVCDLAPDRYEYVEEELAAALETADGVSWYDHHQWGDDVAQAVRDAGVDLVVGDSDEECSADVVYRSLEYEFDAMYEELAAVTRDHDLWLREDPRSDDLADYAYWTDPAEYVEVVREYGVDLPEWVTDYIAERRVEKEALIDQAVGRAELREIGGYTVGITYGRCSQNEVAEAMREQGADASVIVKPAGSASIRGTDEFELCHEVAGKVNGGGHPKAAGCKPDIYDDMLDYANHWTTRGAVTKRVILDAFRDVVAEADEAADGDTDASED
- a CDS encoding universal stress protein; the protein is MFDTVVVATDGSESVKRAVDIALDLADRFGADVHALSVVDASEVDASPQQLRDELRTALETTADAAIATVEERAEGAVTTEIREGRPAIEICEYAREVDADVVATGTRGRHGENRLLLGSVAERIVRTSPVPVLTVRQLEPTGDDEDDDAASEEVSADA
- a CDS encoding universal stress protein, coding for MDASEPFTVDTVLAPVDGSDESATAVEYAIAVADRYDAAVHALFVLGRGVVRGLDVGTVDETDVAENTQGFFDDIEDIAEDAGVPITTSVDDGFSQTRKTLHPGNVVLDTADDIDADFIVLPREPVTRAEAEVLEKAAEYVLSYASQPVLSV
- a CDS encoding GNAT family N-acetyltransferase, with amino-acid sequence MVGTRQYPDEPSGPFPSPPTTVEDREGRSIEVRAPEEFATEALDDVVDMYLEFDPSDRAQGIPPTGEDRIRNWLETIGEDSINVVARHDGDAIGHAMLVPDSDDPAAIERKSEIEWELAIFVLQAYQRAGIGTLLLENLLGHASDIGISRVWLTVERWNNPAIALYERVGFEATGTESFEQEMAILLEGAD
- a CDS encoding universal stress protein; this translates as MNVLLGLGGSDESVKTLRQTIERTQDVGDDLTVVIVDKPESKRSQDETYQMAVDRLEDVGLDEIPVEKLEGDPGSALVNYAEQGEFDQLVIGGGTLSPMGKIQLGPITEFVLLNAPTTVKLVR
- a CDS encoding ATP-binding protein — its product is MSDAALDVVEFLLTTSVYSDDRTLDENDLPPSFRRVYWTGGVDDESESDDGSGGSGGSSRKPAGISRPLSVTTSTAREATGVGQPWDAVADLMFTERDEFSGTITLAQRDMAEEWFVERVDDERLLENPTLAKHFAEHETYDVDVTHEEARDRNRPIQADRVWIDGLLDEYFNEDDDEEMLDLVEVRAPEEVEITLDDLVLTRDQENELDKISKAIEHRDYLADIGLREIGKLLFVGPPGTGKTSTAQALARDMDLPFVEVKLSMITSQYLGETAKNVDKTFEVAKRLSPCILFIDEFDFVAKTRRSDEHAALKRAVNTLLKSIDNISLIDDDVLLIGATNHPDQLDDAAWRRFDEIINFPKPDSGMRADILGLITRTMDIDEFDPHLIAEVTEGLTGSDLRMVLREAVLEALTEDRTTLTQEDLLDAVEEFEERDTLKNMDMMGGDHDALVAGGDLDAASDGGEPSDHSHDHDHDHDH
- a CDS encoding universal stress protein, with amino-acid sequence MHLLVALEDSEPGWAALEFACTEHADDEITVIHAVDPTDSGYGEVAHLGPEALLERQREEAEELLADAEARAADHGCSIDTAVVVGQPADAIVDYATENAIDLIVVGSHGRTGFSRVLLGSVAERVARQAPVPVTIVR
- a CDS encoding ribbon-helix-helix protein, CopG family; the protein is MTQTLEISDDLKERLDNHCEDGQSNEELIEELVSMYETEGAFLQEGYSE